TGATCGAACTTCGACATTTTCTCGTAGGACTGACCGGCCATGTAATACGAGGTGGCAACCCAGTCCACCTTCGTTTTCTTCGTGACGAGATACGGGACCTTCAGGAATTCCAGTATCCCCTGCTGGTAATCCCCTTTATAGTAGTACGCTTCCCCGATGTAGTACCGCACTTCGGCTTCGAGATTGGCGTCTGCGTTATCCAGAAGGCTCTGCAAATGAAGCACCGCCTGGTCGTAGTACCCCAGCTTCTGATACAGGACGCCGATGTCGACCCGCTTGTCCATCAGTTCCGTGTCGTCGGGGAACCGGTCGATGTATTTGCGCGTCAGTTCCAACGCGGCGTCATAGAGCGAGAGCTGTTTGTACGCGAGAATGAGATTGTTCATCGCGTACTGGACAAGATCGGGCGCACGCCCCTCGCTGTCGAGAACTGCCTTGTATTGACGTGCGGCGGGATCCCACTGCTCCTGGCTGTAGTACAGGTTTCCGAGGGCGAGCCTTACGCGCGGAGCGACCGGATCGCTGCCATACTTCGGGAGAATCGCTTCGTAGAGCTTGATCGCTTCCGCGGTTTTCTCGGAAAGCTCGGCAACCCGCGCGTTCCCATACAGAGCGCTGGGAACAGATGAAGAACCCGCATATTCCTGGACGACGCTGTCGAAGAATTTCTTCGCCGAAACGTATTCATCTTTCCGGAGGAAATAATTCCCCCGTTCGTAGTTAAACTCCGCCGCGTACCGCCCCTGCCTCGGAAACGCCTTGTTGAACGCGGCCGCCCGTGCATCTGCTTCCTTCGCATTGTTCAGGCGGAAATAGCCGACAACAATCCGTGACTGGACATATTGCCTGAGAGAGTCATTCGTTCCCTTGTCGGCGATCTCCGTATAACGCGCGATGGCGTTCGCATATTCCTCGTTCTTGAAGTACAGTTCCGCCGCTTCGAACGAAGCCTGGTTCATTCCTGTCGGGCCGTTGAGGGCATACCCACTCGCCTTCTGCAGGTACTGGGCGGCCAGCGTCACGCTGTTTTCCTCTTTCGCGAGCGTTGCCAGCTGATAATAGGACTGGCCGGCCCGTTCCGACGAATCCTCACAGGCGAGGTACTCTGCGAAAAAGTGCTTCGCATCTGCCCTCTTCCCGAGCCTGACACAGGTCATCGCCATATTGAAAAGCACATCGAGCGGCAGACGCGACGTGAGACTTGCCCCATGAGACGCATCACGAACAAGTGATTGAAACTGGCCATAGGCCTGCGCGTAGTCAAACGCCGTGTAGTACGCCTCGGCCCGGGCTTTCCCAAGCTGTCCGGCATAGGTTACGTACGGGAACTGCTGGTCGAGTTGTTTGTACAGCTCGAGCGCATGCGACGCGTTGCCTCGCCCCCCTTCAAACCGGGCGAGAGACCATGCCGCACGGGGCGTGAATTCGTTATTCGGAAATCTCCTGAGATACTCACGAAGAACAACGGCGGCCGAGTCGGGCTGTCCAAGTGTCATCAACATTTCGCCCAGCCGGAACATCGCGCTCCCCTCGATATCCTTCAAAGGCCGCTCCTTCAGAGTCAGCGCATAGGATTTCGCGGCATCCTCGGGGTCCTTTTTCTTCCGGTAAGTCTCAGCGATCGAGTAGTACATCAGATCCTTGCGCTTGATGAGCTGATGGGCCCGGAGAAACTCTTCGCTCACAAGACGGACATCGGCTGACCCTGCGGCAAGTTGAAGGCGGATATTAAATTGGCTGGACAATGCGTCGTCAGCGAGTTCTCCGGAAGGGAACTGCTTCAGCAGAGAATCATACGCGGCAATTGCCTTCAGCGACGGTTCAAGCTTCGGCGTACCGCCCGTCCCGGTCTGGATACCGGCATTCTCAAATGCCTTCGCCTGATTGAACCATGCTTTCGATTGTTTGTCGGCCGGGAGACCAAGCCGCAGCGCCGAGGCATATTGAGCCGCCGCTTTGTCATAGTCTATGAGATCGTGGAAATAGATGTCGCCAAGCCGGAAGGCCAGCTCCCCCTTCGACAGCTGCGCGATGACGTCGCCCACCAGCAGCGCGAGCTTTTCGAGACCCGATTCCTTGTTCTTCCTGTCGAACATCCGGATATGAAGGGAAGCTTCTCTCGCCGCTGCGATGAACTCGCTGCCGGGAAACCGCTTCTGGAGATCGTCATAGGCGTCGAGAGCCCGGTCCAGTAATCCGGTTAGCTGCAGCGCTTCAGCGCGGCCGAAGAGCGCATCATCAACGAGAGGAGAACCCGGGTATCGGTTGATCAGAGCATCATATTCCGCCAGCGCCTGCACGTAGTCATGCAAATCGTTCTGGCGAATCCTCGCTCCATCGAGAAGAGTCTCGGGCACGCGTGGATCGTTGGAATAGCGGCCCTGGAACAGGGAATAGAGACGCAGTCCTCGGTGTGATTTTCAGCTTTTGCGGAGACGCGTGCGGCTGCGATCAGGATATCCGCCGGTGAAACTGTGGAGGACGTATCCAGAAGCGCCTGCGTCAGATTCGCACGGGCCTTTTGCAGCGCGCCCGACTGCTCGGCAGCCAGACCGGCTTTGAAGAAAGCCTCCCCCCGCTGAGCCGCCCGGACCGCAGAGGCCTTTTCATAGCTTTGAAGCGCCTTCGCATGCTCGCCTTTCAGGAGATACCCGTCGCCCAGCTGGACCAGCGCCTGTTGTCGCACCAACCGTGGCGCCCGAACAGAATCAGCATCGATCAGTTTCCATGATCCAAACGCCTCGGCCGCATAGCCGAGCTCGCGTTTTATCGAGCCAAGCAACGACAGCGCTGCGTAGTAACTGGAAGTCGTTCGATAGTTCTTCGCCACTTCGTCCAGAGCGTGCTGCGCTTCTTCGTATTTGTTCAGGCTCGCCAGTGAGCGGGCCATCAGTACAAGAGCCTGGGCAATCAGTTCGGGGTCCTTCGAAGCGTCGGCCACGCGTTTCGATTCGGCACGCGAGAGCTCGAACTGGTTGTCGGAGAGATACATCTGCGCGAGCTTCAACCGCGCGGGGAGAATGACATCGGACGATGAGTAATCCTGTATCAATGTCCTCAGCACTTTGCGTGTGCTTTCCGGGTCTCCGGCGAGGTCGAAGTATTCCGCCGACTTCACGAGGGCACCGGGGGCGAGCTTGCTCTTCGGATGAAACGTCTTGACGCGCTCGAACGCGAGCGCAGCTTCCCGCAGGTTCTTCAGAGAGACGTACGAATCGGCTACGTTCCACCACGCTTCCGGAGCACGCGGGTGGTCGGGGAACGCGAGAGCAAAATTCTGAAACGTCAGGCGGGCGTCATCGAGTTTTCCCTGCTTGGCCTGGCTGAGGCCGAGATAGAATCTCGCTTCGATTCCCTGCTGGGTATTCGGGTAGGTTGCTACAAACTGCCGGAACTGCTCAAGGGCGAGGTCATACAGCTTGTCATTGTAGAGGTTCACGGCAAGCTTGAAATCGGCGTTCTCCTTCGTATCCTGCCCAACCGCCATCGAAAACGAAGAGAGGAACAGAACAGCAACGAAGAGGACTCGACGATTCATAGGAAGCAATTTACCACATATTGCCTCTATTATCAAGGAAGACACGGAAAGTCGACGTGCTGCCTTTTTCATTTCTCTTTTCTTCCGTATCTTGTGCACCCGGAGTAGTAAAATGTTATTAGACAGGGTCAGTTCACTATGAAATCCGAGCGCAAGAATGTCGCAGTGGTCTTCGGTACCAGACCGGATACCATCAAGATGGCGCCTATCATCCTGGAGCTGCAGAAGCACAAACATTTCCACGTGACCACAATCGCGACGGCACAGCACCGGCAGATGCTGGACCAGGTGCTCGAGGTCTTCGGCATACGGCCCGACTACGACCTCAACATCATGCAGCCGAAGCAGTCTCTCGCCGGTCTCACGAAAAACACGCTCGGCGCGCTCGATGACGTCCTAGTCGAAACCCGCCCCGACATCGTCCTCGTTCAGGGAGACACGACGACCACCTTTGTAGGCAGCCTCGCGGCATTCTACAGGCAGATCCCTGTCGGGCACGTCGAAGCCGGACTCAGAACACAGGACAAGGCAAACCCATTCCCCGAGGAAATCAACCGACGGCTGACGAGCTGCATCGCGGACCTCCATTTTGCCCCGACGTCGACGG
This sequence is a window from Ignavibacteriales bacterium. Protein-coding genes within it:
- a CDS encoding tetratricopeptide repeat protein, producing the protein MNRRVLFVAVLFLSSFSMAVGQDTKENADFKLAVNLYNDKLYDLALEQFRQFVATYPNTQQGIEARFYLGLSQAKQGKLDDARLTFQNFALAFPDHPRAPEAWWNVADSYVSLKNLREAALAFERVKTFHPKSKLAPGALVKSAEYFDLAGDPESTRKVLRTLIQDYSSSDVILPARLKLAQMYLSDNQFELSRAESKRVADASKDPELIAQALVLMARSLASLNKYEEAQHALDEVAKNYRTTSSYYAALSLLGSIKRELGYAAEAFGSWKLIDADSVRAPRLVRQQALVQLGDGYLLKGEHAKALQSYEKASAVRAAQRGEAFFKAGLAAEQSGALQKARANLTQALLDTSSTVSPADILIAAARVSAKAENHTEDCVSIPCSRAAIPTIHACPRLFSMERGFARTICMTTCRRWRNMML
- a CDS encoding tetratricopeptide repeat protein — encoded protein: MPETLLDGARIRQNDLHDYVQALAEYDALINRYPGSPLVDDALFGRAEALQLTGLLDRALDAYDDLQKRFPGSEFIAAAREASLHIRMFDRKNKESGLEKLALLVGDVIAQLSKGELAFRLGDIYFHDLIDYDKAAAQYASALRLGLPADKQSKAWFNQAKAFENAGIQTGTGGTPKLEPSLKAIAAYDSLLKQFPSGELADDALSSQFNIRLQLAAGSADVRLVSEEFLRAHQLIKRKDLMYYSIAETYRKKKDPEDAAKSYALTLKERPLKDIEGSAMFRLGEMLMTLGQPDSAAVVLREYLRRFPNNEFTPRAAWSLARFEGGRGNASHALELYKQLDQQFPYVTYAGQLGKARAEAYYTAFDYAQAYGQFQSLVRDASHGASLTSRLPLDVLFNMAMTCVRLGKRADAKHFFAEYLACEDSSERAGQSYYQLATLAKEENSVTLAAQYLQKASGYALNGPTGMNQASFEAAELYFKNEEYANAIARYTEIADKGTNDSLRQYVQSRIVVGYFRLNNAKEADARAAAFNKAFPRQGRYAAEFNYERGNYFLRKDEYVSAKKFFDSVVQEYAGSSSVPSALYGNARVAELSEKTAEAIKLYEAILPKYGSDPVAPRVRLALGNLYYSQEQWDPAARQYKAVLDSEGRAPDLVQYAMNNLILAYKQLSLYDAALELTRKYIDRFPDDTELMDKRVDIGVLYQKLGYYDQAVLHLQSLLDNADANLEAEVRYYIGEAYYYKGDYQQGILEFLKVPYLVTKKTKVDWVATSYYMAGQSYEKMSKFDQAITMYRQILTRSGIDATFKTGAQREINRVTALQKANR